TGATTCAGGAAAACAGTTATCTTCTTTGGAGTCGTCCACTTTCCAGCTAGTAAATTTTCCAGGAAGTGGCTTATCAGCAGAGAAATATTCAAGTGAAGACCTCGCCTGCATGATTGACTCATCAAGTTCTTCATGTATCGACACTAAGAAAGAGGATAAATATTAATTTTCTCCAGGTAGAAAAATCCGCACCTTTATTCTCAAGGTATCAAATCCTCTATTGTCAAAACAGACAAGAAGAGATGTGATGTCCGAGAAGGGGATATCAACTCTTCTAGTCAACTTTTCATAGAACAACTTGCACACGATTAGCTGTGTTACGTAGCAGAAAGAAGCGAGTATGTTGCAATCACCCGTACGAATGAACTACATAGGCTCAGGGACATGAAAAGTACATATTATTACACTGATCTTGAAAAAATGGCCAAAACAGGAAATATATTCTGAACATATATACCTTCTTGTTGCCGATGGTAAGTGATAGAAGAGGCAGCTCAGTTGAAATTTTTTTGTAATTCTTGGCACTCGTATGCTGGTTCTGTGCAGTTGTGAGCTCCTCATATTTGATCCTATCATTATATTTGCTTTGAAGAAAAGCATTCCTGTCCCAAGCCAGCATGAGCGCAATGGATGTCAGAAAGGAGTAGCTTATTTCGAGCTTCAAACATTGAGTTGGCTGCTCATCTGTCTTATCAAGTGCGCCATCTTCATTTTCCTCTCCCTGCATACGCAAGTTACGATTCTTAATGGAAGAGGAGAAGCCAAACTAGTCCCACAAATTTGTTCAGAAAAGGAAACAGGAACAGGCACAACCAAATTTGAGGAAGGCATGAAGGAAGAGAACCTGATCTACTTGCATGTCAACGGCGCTGCTACCCAGCCGCTCAGAGATTCTCATCGCGAGAGAAGCAGAATGCCAGAATCCGAAGCTTCTCAAGTCAGATGTCTCTGAAACAAACTAGGACGGTAAGCATATGTAAAACTGCAATAAGTTGTACAGACTACAGACTACAGAGCATGGGCTTGTAATTCCCTGCACAGACAATTATGATCCTTGGCCAAAACATCTCACTCCGTTAACATGTAACGTGACGTGTTCGATTTTCCACCACATCCCTTGGCAATATTTTGGTCTGCATGGTTATGTTCCTCCAAATTTTGCAAAAATCATGGGGCAGGGGCGTGCGTGCATGAATTGGAACTTGAAACGAAGTGCTATAAGAAACCCTCCCACGGTACAGCAAGGATGGGAATACGAATATACATTCAAACCGGCGGACCCAGTATTGGGTACACCCAAtaatttttgcaaaaaaaatcGAGGTTAGTAGGTAAAAATCCACGGTCAGATTCGAATACAAATAGCACAGGTTAGGGGGTTTGGGTGTTCGATTTCGCACAGCAGaaaaggaagggaagggaagggaaagggCGGACGTACCTTGTCGGCCGGCGAAGCAAGGGCGGCGTCACTCCCCTGTCGTCGCCGCTTGGAAAGAAGGCggccgagagagagagagagagaggagaacgGTCCATCTTGTGGAAGGTGATTAGGGCATAAATCTTTAAGGCCCAGTAAAGCCCAATTAGCAGGAAACTCTCGCTCCCGTTCCGTTGCCTACTTCCCTTCATGTTCCGCCGTGCACGCTTTTTTTTTTTCGGTTTCGATTTTTTCTGTTGAAGGCCGGCCCATGAGGCGATCGTAACTTGAATGCGGCCCATCAACTTATCACTCTGCGATCTGCGTCACAACGTACGGCGGTTGAGCACGCGTGCATGCTCGTCCCGTTGCCCGGCCTGTGGCGCAGCACTGCAGCAGCGTCAGGCCACCAGCAGCTGTGGAGCGTAGCTGTGGACTATCGGAGTTTTTAGGAACCGTAAAACTAGCTCGACAAAAGCAACATGCGTGCATGCATATGCAGCTATACAGCATGTACAACTTAGGATATCCTAGCATTTTTATGACAAATTAAGAAGATAAGAAAATAACGTAGGTATCTCTATTTAATGCTTCGTTCAGTTGTCATTTTGCTGATTTCACGGCCGGTTGGCAATAATTAGTTTCCAAAACACCCTAGAATGCCTTACATTTACAAATTTTGAAACCTTTAATGccttactccctccgttccagaATATAGCTGCGTTTAGCTTTTCTCAAAGTTAAACtttttaattttgtatgtgcaATTATTTATATTCATGAAACATATTCCATGTCTATCACTATGGCATTTGATCGCGCGCTTGATAGGTTAAAATTGGTGGAAAACAAAATTTTAAAAGGTAACAAGAAATAGATTtagaaaatttaaattcaaatcagtAAAATTTTAGGCGGGAAGGATGTCTTTAAGGTCAGGTCATGCCTAACCCGCCTCTGGAAATCAATTTTCAGGGGCAGGTCATCCCTAAACTGCCCCTGAAAAGACCATTTCTAGAGGTTGGTCATTGTTGGCACTCCTTGATCTATACGAACTAATCCGCAAGCGTACGAATATCGATGTAGCTTTCACCAGAGAGTTTACCTAGGATATCGAATTCAAGAAACCATAAGCGTGACCACACCTAGAACTATTCAACCAAACCCATCAACCAGGGGAGAAGAGGCAAGAGGGTAGAGGGCTTAGCTTCAGCTAGCCAACTTGTTACCCAGATAGCTTGCTACTCACTAACTTGATCTGCTTCGGTGGCTAGAAGAGAAAGGATTGCAGAAATGGGTGAGAAGGGAGTCCAACGGCAACATGCTACTACTGCTATAAAACATCCGAACATGGTGGACTACAAGGGACagacagggctatcaccaccgGCTGACTACCACACTATTCCAtggggtggaacacaacccGAGGCAACCGACCAAGCCT
The genomic region above belongs to Panicum hallii strain FIL2 chromosome 4, PHallii_v3.1, whole genome shotgun sequence and contains:
- the LOC112889580 gene encoding uncharacterized protein LOC112889580; the protein is MRISERLGSSAVDMQVDQGEENEDGALDKTDEQPTQCLKLEISYSFLTSIALMLAWDRNAFLQSKYNDRIKYEELTTAQNQHTSAKNYKKISTELPLLSLTIGNKKFIRTGDCNILASFCYVTQLIVCKLFYEKLTRRVDIPFSDITSLLVCFDNRGFDTLRIKARSSLEYFSADKPLPGKFTSWKVDDSKEDNCFPESKFVFLEIEKGKLEKGLAKLLYIDPRLQRTVEFARASGDQHMYQGRVHAHTQQTNMSAPQPFLSVNVLPTLEGECRMFLSPLHS